The genomic stretch GACGCAGGACGGCCAGCGCTCGTTCGTCACCGCGCTCGGTTGCAGCTGCTTTGCGTTTTGGACGGCAGGGCGCCCTCGATGAACCGCCTCGATTCTGACCCGGCACCGGCACCCGCATCGGTACCGTCATGCACGGCCGACGCCGCGCTGCTGTTCCTGCGTGTCGCGGCCAGCGTGCTGGTGCTGATGGTGCACGGCCTGCCGAAGGCCATGCACTACGCCAGTCAGCTGGCGGCGATCGAAGACCCGCTGCACCTCGGCAAGACGCTGACGCTAGGCTTTGCGATCTTCGCCGAGGTGCTGTGTCCAGTGCTGATGATCGCGGGCATCGCGACGCGGCTCGCCGCGTTGCCGATCATCGTGATCACGCTGATGGCGCTGACGCTCGTGCATCCTGAGTGGACGCTCGATCAGGCGCAGTTCGCATGGATGCTGCTGATTCTGTTCGGCACGATCGTGATCGGCGGCGCGGGACGCTACCGTGTTGCCTGGTTTTTGCGAACGCCGGCGAGCCGGCGCGCATGATGCAAAGTGGAAAGACTGGCGAGCGATCCGCAAACAGCCAGCCGTGCAATGCAGGCGCAGTCCCGATGCGCAGACATAACCGAAGGTTCAAAAAATTTGATTTGATCAATCAAAAATTTGCGCTATTTGCGGGCTACGAACTGCCGTAGTATTCCCCAAACTGGTGATCCAGATAAGATCCTGCTCGTGGAGCTTTTCAGGGTCCGGTTGCCCACGCGTCCGTCCTGACCTGAAAACCCATAGAACAGACGATCGTGACATACGCAAAGCCGTCGCTCAATCAATTCACTCTCCTGGATTCGCGAGCTTGCGATGATTCAAATTGGACAACTTCATATTTCGCTCGAGCATCGCGAAATACGCTCGCATGGCGAATCAGTGCGTCTCGGCAGCCGCGCCTTCGACATCCTTGAATTGTTGATTTCCGCCAAAGGGGCGCTGGTCTCCAAGGAGGAGATCATGCGGCACGTCTGGCCCGACACGATCGTAGAGGAAAACAACCTCCAGGTGCACGTTGCGGCGATACGCAAGGCGCTGGGCGCGGATCGCGACCGCATCGTGACAGTGCCGGGCCGTGGCTACCGTATGACCGGCATGAAGATGGCGGCGGGCGCTGAGATAGTAGATGTGGGCGAGGGCGCCCTCGCTACACAGCGGTCAAATACGCACAATCTTCCTCTCCATGTGTCGGCATTGGTGGGGCGGCAATGCGCCGTCGCGGACGTGCTGGACGCCATCGAACCCGCGCAGATCGTGACGCTTGTCGGCTCGGGCGGCATCGGCAAGACGTGCCTCGCTATCGAAGCGGCAAGACAGATGCTGCCGCGCTTTCCTGATGGTGTGGCGTTCGTGTCGCTTGCGCCGGTGTCGGACTCGCGTTTTGCGCTGGACGCACTCGCGATGGCGCTAGGCATGAAGATTTCTTCGAGCGGCCATTCGCTTGCGCATATCGCGCATGAAATGAGGGGCAAGCGCCTGTTGATCGTGCTGGACAATTGCGAGCACGTGGTCGAAGCAGCTGCCGCGATGGCGGAGGCGCTGGCGGCAGCCGGCGAGGGCATGCGGGTGCTGGCGACAAGTCGCGAAGCGCTGCGGGCGCGTGACGAAGTCGTCTATCCAGTTCTGTCGCTCGACGTGCCCAGCCCCGGAAACCCAAGCGATGACGTGTTGGAGACGAGTGCGGTCCAGCTGTTTCTCACGCGCGCTCGCGCTGCCGATCCGCAATTTTCGTCCGACGAGCGCAGCATTTTTCTGATCGGAGAGGTCTGCCGGCATCTGGACGGTATTCCGCTCGCCATCGAACTGGCCGCGGCGCGTGCCGCGGTCCTTGGCATCGAGGTGTTGGCGGCGCGCCTCGACGACCGCTTGCGGATACTGTCGGGAGGTTACAGGACGGCGTTGCCGCGCCATCAGACGTTGAAGGCGACACTCGACTGGAGCTACCGTCTGCTCGACAACAGCGAACGTGTCATCTTGCGCTGGCTCGGCATGTTCGTCGATGCGTTCACGTTCGATTCGGCCTGTTACGTCGGCGCGCAACTCAGCCTCACGCAGGCGGAAGTGCTGAATGCGCTGAGTGGCCTCGTGTCGAAGTCGCTGGTGATCCGCGCCGACGGCAGCGCTTCACCGAGGTATCGTCTGCTGGAAACGACACGTGCCTATGCGCTGCAGCGACTCGACGACAACGGCGAGCGTGGCGCTGCCGCACTGGCCCACGCAAAATCGTTCTGCGAGCGCTTCAAACGCGCGCGCGACGATCTATCGGTGACGTCGCCGCAAGAAGGTCTGGCGGATTTCACGCGTGAAATCGGCAATGTGCGAGCCGCGCTCGACTGGGCTTTTTCGGCCACGGGCAATCGCGAGGTCGGCGTCGAGCTTGCCTCGATTGTCGTACCGTATCTGTTCGATCTTTCACTCGTCGACGAATGCCGTAGCCGCGCGCGCGCCGCGCTCGATGCCGCGCGTGGCGCAGACGCTTCAAACTTTCCGGCCGAAGCGCGCTTGAGGCTGACGACGAGCTGGGCGGCTGCGCTTGTCTATACGCAGGGTCCGACCAGGCAGACGCTGGACGCATGGTCCGAAGTGTTGACGCTTGCCGTTGCTGTGGGCCATGCCGGATTTGAATCGCGCGCGTTGTGCGGACTACGGCACTCGTATCAGGCGGGCGGCGAGGCGCGTCAGGCGCTGGTCGTGGCGCGGCGCTTCGAAGCGCTGGGCTGCCAGTTCACCGATGCGACGCACAGGCTGATCGGCCGCCGCATGGAAGGCGTCGCGCTGCACTACGTCGGCGAGCAGCGCGTGGCGCGCCAGAAGATCGAAGAGATGTTGAGCGCCTGGGTATCCACTGCTCATCGGTGGAACACGATCGGCTTCAGGTTCGACCAGGCCATCGTCGCGCGGGCGCTGCTCGCGCGCGTGACGTGGGCGCTGGGAGACACTGCAGGAGCGATGCGGCTTGCCGGGGAGGCGTTGGAGGCTGCCCTTCAGCACGATTTCGAACTCGTGACCTGCTATGTGCTCGGCGACGTTTTTGTGCCGCTAGCGCTGCTCACGGGCGAGCGCGCGGCGGCGGAACGCGGGCTCGCGATGCTGAAGCGTATCTCGTCGCGTGTATCGCTATCGATCTGGCACACCTGCGGCGCATGCTACGACGAGTATCTGTTGTCGCTTTCCGGCGAGCAGCCTTACCGGCTGGCGCAATTTCGCAGCGCGCTGGACGAACTTCGCGACATCGACTTTCTGGCGCCGCTGACGATGCTGCTATGTCAGTTCGCACGCGCGCTGATGCGTGCGGAACAGTACGCAGAAGCGCTGGCCGCAATCGACGAAGCCTTGCAGCATGGCGAAGAGACGGGGGAGCGGTGGTACTACGCCGAGCTGTGCCGTGCGAAGGCGGACGTGATGCGCACATTGCAGAGGGACGCGGATGCCGAAGCGTGGTTCACGACCGCGCTGGAGTCGGCGCGCCGGCAGGGCGCCGCGGTTCTCGCGTTGCGCGCCGCAAGTAGTCTCGTGCGGCTCTGGATCGAGCAGGACCGCCTGGGTGAGGCGCGCAGGTTGCTGTCGCGAGCGCTTGCTCGCTTGAGCCGGTACCCGGCCGATCCGGATGTTCGCGACGGGCGGGCCTTGCTGGCCGAACTGGAGGCAAAGATCGCCGCCGTGGACGACGAGGACCGCCGGCCGGCCTGTATCGGCGCCTGACACGTTCCGGCAGCCGTCATGCGTACGGATGCCCGACGAAACGCTCCACGAGATCGGGCGCATCGAGACGATCGATCCACCAGCGCATCGCCTGTCCGGTTTCGTCTTCGCGCCAGGCCATATAAAAGTGTGTTACTTCCCGCATGCCGAAGACCTGCTTGGCAACGAGCTCGCCGCGTGCGATAGGCGCTGTCGCGAGGCACTCGGGAATGGTGCCGACAGCGAGCCCTTCGAGTTGCGCAGCGAGTTTGCCGGCGAGCGTGGGCAGCGTCAGGCAATTCTGCGTAGCGGCGGCGCCGACGGTGCGCGGCATCAATTCGCGCGAGGTATCGCCGATGACCGCGCCGCGATGGCGCGCGACGGTTTCCATGGTCAGCGGATCAGGAAGCGCCGCGAGCGGATGGGTGGGCGCCACCACGAAAACATGGCGCATCGAACCGATCGGGCGGGCGACGAGATTGGGCACGTTGGGTGGATCGCCCGCGGCGCCCACCACGAGGTCGGCACGCCGCGTGATCAATGCATCCCACGTGCCGCCCAACACTTCCCGGGACAGGCGCAGGCGCGTCTCCATGTTCATGTCGTAAAACGCGTGGACGTACGGCCAGATCGCGTCGAAAGGCAGGATCTCGTCGATGCAGATGCGCAGTTCCGATTCCCAGCCGTGTTGCACGCGTTTTGCCTTGAGCTCGAGTTCTTCGGCGCCTTGCAGCAGACGCCTGCCTTCCTCGACCACCACCCGTCCTGCGTGCGTGAATTTCGCCCGCCGGCCGCTCCGGTCGAACAGGGCGACTTCGAGGTCGCTCTCGAGCTTCTGCACCAGATAGCTCAGCGACGACGGCACACGATGCAGAAGTTCGGCGGCCTCCGCGAACGTACCGGTGCGATCGATTGCATCGAGTACTTCCAATACCTCAAATGACAGCTTCATCAACGATTCCTGGGGTGGTTGCCTGATTGCGCCTGTCCTGGACCGCGCGTGGTCCGATACCGTGGATTGTCGCACTGAGCGGGAGGCCAGTGGCGGCACACATGCGCCCTTCAGAAGTCTTCAGGAAAAGATAGCGCGAATTTGTTCTCGCCAGAATAGGGTGGACTCAGGCGATGCCTGGTCTGTGGAAGGGGAGCCGGACTTCGAGGAATTGCGCCTGAAGCGGCTGTTGGGGGCGTGAACCGGGGCAGATTGCCCCGTACCGCGGCTTTTCCCCGGTGTTTGCGGAAAGGACTCGCGCTAGTGCGCGCCTATCGGGCTACAAAGCGGCCTACAAAGCAAGCCTGTCCATTTCGCCATAAACGCGATGCAGCCACACCTTGACGCGCTGCCGCTCCAGCAAGCCGAGCCCATTGGCGGCGCGATCGGGGTGATTGACTGCCGCCCAGAAGCTCGCGCTTTGCTGA from Paraburkholderia sp. IMGN_8 encodes the following:
- a CDS encoding DoxX family protein translates to MNRLDSDPAPAPASVPSCTADAALLFLRVAASVLVLMVHGLPKAMHYASQLAAIEDPLHLGKTLTLGFAIFAEVLCPVLMIAGIATRLAALPIIVITLMALTLVHPEWTLDQAQFAWMLLILFGTIVIGGAGRYRVAWFLRTPASRRA
- a CDS encoding winged helix-turn-helix domain-containing protein gives rise to the protein MIQIGQLHISLEHREIRSHGESVRLGSRAFDILELLISAKGALVSKEEIMRHVWPDTIVEENNLQVHVAAIRKALGADRDRIVTVPGRGYRMTGMKMAAGAEIVDVGEGALATQRSNTHNLPLHVSALVGRQCAVADVLDAIEPAQIVTLVGSGGIGKTCLAIEAARQMLPRFPDGVAFVSLAPVSDSRFALDALAMALGMKISSSGHSLAHIAHEMRGKRLLIVLDNCEHVVEAAAAMAEALAAAGEGMRVLATSREALRARDEVVYPVLSLDVPSPGNPSDDVLETSAVQLFLTRARAADPQFSSDERSIFLIGEVCRHLDGIPLAIELAAARAAVLGIEVLAARLDDRLRILSGGYRTALPRHQTLKATLDWSYRLLDNSERVILRWLGMFVDAFTFDSACYVGAQLSLTQAEVLNALSGLVSKSLVIRADGSASPRYRLLETTRAYALQRLDDNGERGAAALAHAKSFCERFKRARDDLSVTSPQEGLADFTREIGNVRAALDWAFSATGNREVGVELASIVVPYLFDLSLVDECRSRARAALDAARGADASNFPAEARLRLTTSWAAALVYTQGPTRQTLDAWSEVLTLAVAVGHAGFESRALCGLRHSYQAGGEARQALVVARRFEALGCQFTDATHRLIGRRMEGVALHYVGEQRVARQKIEEMLSAWVSTAHRWNTIGFRFDQAIVARALLARVTWALGDTAGAMRLAGEALEAALQHDFELVTCYVLGDVFVPLALLTGERAAAERGLAMLKRISSRVSLSIWHTCGACYDEYLLSLSGEQPYRLAQFRSALDELRDIDFLAPLTMLLCQFARALMRAEQYAEALAAIDEALQHGEETGERWYYAELCRAKADVMRTLQRDADAEAWFTTALESARRQGAAVLALRAASSLVRLWIEQDRLGEARRLLSRALARLSRYPADPDVRDGRALLAELEAKIAAVDDEDRRPACIGA
- a CDS encoding LysR family transcriptional regulator; translated protein: MKLSFEVLEVLDAIDRTGTFAEAAELLHRVPSSLSYLVQKLESDLEVALFDRSGRRAKFTHAGRVVVEEGRRLLQGAEELELKAKRVQHGWESELRICIDEILPFDAIWPYVHAFYDMNMETRLRLSREVLGGTWDALITRRADLVVGAAGDPPNVPNLVARPIGSMRHVFVVAPTHPLAALPDPLTMETVARHRGAVIGDTSRELMPRTVGAAATQNCLTLPTLAGKLAAQLEGLAVGTIPECLATAPIARGELVAKQVFGMREVTHFYMAWREDETGQAMRWWIDRLDAPDLVERFVGHPYA